ACCCCGAGCACCCGGGAGTTACCGAGGGTCACACCCATTTGTCCTAACCCACCTATCAGCTCCCCCGACAGGATGTGTGGCGATGACGATCGATATCGAGGCCGAGGCGGCCACCCGGGAAGAGAACAACGCGGCGCTCATCGCTGCGCTGAACGAGGCAAGTCTCAGCGAGGTGGAATCCAGCTGGGAGCTCGATGTCATCAACGACGCGGAGCACGGTCGCTGGATCGCCGCCCTCGGCGCCGAAGCGATCGCCGAGCTCCCGTACCGGTTCGTGGGCGGCCGTGTCGTGCTGCTGACGACCTGGGTCGACCCCGCCTACCGACGCAATCGGGTGGCCACGGAGCTCGTCGCTCGCGTGCTGGACGAGGTCCGCGAGAGCGGGAAGAAGATCACCGTCATCTGCCCGGTCGTGGGTGAGTTCATTGCCCGCCACCCGGCATACCTCGATCTCATCGACAAGGTTCATCCCGGTGCCGGCGCCTACCCCCAGCACGAGCCCGCGGGGGCCCAGGACGACGAGCAGCTCACCGCATTCGAGCAGGACATGACGTAGCCGTCCGGCGTTCAGACATGGTTCGAGGCGTCCAGCGGGTCCGGGATCGTCGGCTGCGGACGGACATCGGCAACGTCGCGGCCCTCGACGATGTCGTCGCCGCCTTCAACCCGACCGAAAGGGCCAAGGGCAAGAAGATCATCCGGGTTCGCCTGTAAGGACCTGGAGACACCGGAGAACCCCTTACGTCGTGACGGGGGTAGACGAGGACTGTTACTGAGAGAGGTAGTCAGATGAAAGCGATCGTGGTGACGGACCGGGCCGCGGGAACGACGGGGATGAGGCTGGCGGAGCGGCCCGAGCCGGACGTGGCGAGGCTCGCCAGCCTTGAGGGCGCGAACTACGGCGATGTCGTCGTTGAAGTTCAGGCGTCGGGATTCACCGGGAATGAGCTGGAGTGGCCCTCGACCTGGATCGATCGCCTCGGCCGTGACCGGACGCCATCGATCCCCGGCCATGAGGTGGCCGGTGTGGTCACCGCCCTCAGCTATGGCACAACGGGGTTGTCGGTGGGACAGCGGGTGTTCGGCCTTACGGACTGGACTCGCGACGGCACACTGGCGGAGTATGTCGTCGTCGAGGCGCGCAACCTTGCGCCGCTGCCGGGTGACGTTGACTTCACGGT
This sequence is a window from Micromonospora sp. NBRC 110009. Protein-coding genes within it:
- a CDS encoding GNAT family N-acetyltransferase yields the protein MTIDIEAEAATREENNAALIAALNEASLSEVESSWELDVINDAEHGRWIAALGAEAIAELPYRFVGGRVVLLTTWVDPAYRRNRVATELVARVLDEVRESGKKITVICPVVGEFIARHPAYLDLIDKVHPGAGAYPQHEPAGAQDDEQLTAFEQDMT